The following are encoded in a window of Amycolatopsis lexingtonensis genomic DNA:
- a CDS encoding ATP-dependent nuclease, whose translation MLTKIVIKNYRSFRDFTLEFDPKMNILVGDNDAGKSTILEAIGLALTGRVRGRPLLQELSPYMFHMGAAAEYIKGVQEGRPVQPPEIIIDLFLDADSAPPEIQGTNNLCKTNAPGVRIRAHLNEDYEDEYREFVKNPDQVKLIPTEYYRVDWLAFSGNGVTFRSVPATASLIDAASIQLQSGVDYYFNGILNSHLAPADRVGLARTYRGLREEFSESAAIQDINKKLRGDPADVSERTLTLGIDVSQRTSWESSIVPHLDNLPVQYVGKGEQSTLKILLALNKKVDDAHVVLVEEPENHLSFPNLGKLVKRIKDKCSGKQVFVTTHSSYVLNKLGLESLVLLSLTQGIRLNALSRSTQDYFRKLSGYDTLRVVLARRSILVEGPSDELVVQRAYLDVHGCLPVDGGVDIINVRGLSFKRFLDIAALLPQNQVDVVTDNDGKEAAEVKAGYVAYDQYGNIGVHVGENAAYKTLEPQLLLANDRATLNGVLGQDFDTDDELLKYMKNNKTTCALAIFSSSTTINMPGYIKNAVA comes from the coding sequence ATGCTTACCAAGATTGTCATTAAGAACTACCGAAGCTTTCGAGACTTCACGCTTGAGTTTGACCCTAAGATGAACATCTTGGTGGGCGACAACGATGCGGGCAAGTCAACCATCCTTGAGGCGATCGGGCTTGCCCTGACGGGTCGTGTTCGTGGTCGGCCGTTACTGCAGGAGTTGTCGCCGTATATGTTCCATATGGGCGCCGCCGCCGAATACATTAAGGGGGTTCAGGAGGGGCGCCCGGTTCAGCCGCCCGAGATTATTATTGACCTCTTTCTGGATGCTGACTCAGCGCCGCCTGAAATTCAGGGAACGAATAACCTTTGTAAGACTAACGCGCCCGGTGTTCGCATTCGTGCTCACCTCAACGAGGACTATGAAGATGAGTATCGCGAGTTTGTGAAAAACCCCGATCAGGTCAAGCTGATCCCGACCGAGTACTACCGAGTTGACTGGCTGGCTTTTTCGGGCAACGGCGTCACGTTCCGGAGCGTCCCAGCGACAGCTTCACTTATTGACGCCGCCAGCATCCAGCTGCAGAGTGGCGTTGACTACTACTTCAACGGCATCCTCAACTCCCATCTTGCGCCGGCTGATCGCGTTGGACTTGCTCGGACCTATCGCGGCTTGCGCGAAGAGTTTTCTGAGAGTGCTGCTATTCAGGATATCAACAAAAAGCTCCGTGGTGATCCCGCTGATGTTAGCGAACGCACGCTTACCTTAGGTATCGATGTCTCGCAGCGAACGAGCTGGGAAAGCAGTATCGTGCCACATCTGGACAATCTGCCCGTGCAGTACGTCGGTAAGGGTGAGCAGAGCACGCTAAAGATCCTTCTTGCTCTGAACAAGAAGGTTGATGACGCTCATGTCGTCCTCGTTGAAGAACCCGAAAATCACTTGTCTTTTCCAAACCTGGGCAAACTTGTTAAGAGGATCAAAGATAAGTGCAGCGGCAAGCAAGTATTCGTTACCACTCACAGCTCGTATGTACTCAATAAGCTTGGGCTTGAAAGTCTGGTACTCCTGTCGCTGACGCAGGGGATTCGTCTCAATGCGCTGTCGCGCAGTACGCAAGACTACTTCCGCAAGCTGTCGGGCTACGACACACTTCGCGTCGTTCTGGCACGCAGAAGCATCCTGGTTGAGGGGCCTTCGGACGAGCTTGTAGTTCAGCGGGCGTACCTTGATGTGCATGGGTGCCTGCCGGTGGATGGTGGCGTAGATATCATCAACGTGCGCGGGCTGTCGTTCAAACGCTTCCTGGATATCGCCGCTTTGCTGCCGCAGAATCAAGTTGATGTCGTAACCGATAACGATGGTAAAGAAGCTGCCGAGGTTAAAGCTGGATACGTCGCTTACGATCAGTACGGGAATATCGGCGTCCATGTCGGCGAAAACGCGGCATACAAGACGCTGGAGCCGCAGTTGCTCTTGGCTAATGATCGAGCGACGCTAAACGGCGTCCTTGGGCAGGACTTCGACACCGACGACGAGCTGTTGAAGTACATGAAGAACAATAAGACAACGTGCGCCCTCGCCATCTTCTCAAGCTCGACCACCATCAACATGCCGGGATACATTAAGAATGCCGTCGCATAA
- a CDS encoding UvrD-helicase domain-containing protein, with protein MAAVRGSIPSNITLTGWFTLLLNECARPYQSSVLGEVGLIRGLDFTGQRPIYVGQNTPRQYYLDSRRDAYRDELSALAVKANEASGGAVVRRLSEMFDHIYIDEVQDLAGYDLDLLDLLMRSPIAVTMVGDPRQATFSTNNNRKNKKHKGSGIASWLNERVNLCEIEPRAVSYRCNQEICDFADGLYPEMPATTSMNSETTGHDGVLAIKPSDVSEYVAEHDPVVLRYDKRADTAGLNAINIGVSKGSTYDRVLIFPTGPMKKYYQSRNPLDAGAREKLYVAVTRAKYSVAFVIP; from the coding sequence ATGGCGGCCGTCAGGGGTTCTATCCCGTCAAATATTACCTTGACGGGATGGTTTACGTTGCTGCTAAACGAGTGCGCTCGGCCGTATCAGAGTAGTGTTTTGGGTGAGGTTGGGTTGATTCGAGGTCTCGACTTTACCGGACAACGGCCTATCTATGTAGGTCAAAACACGCCAAGACAGTACTATCTTGATAGTCGCCGAGACGCTTACAGGGATGAGTTATCCGCGCTCGCCGTTAAGGCTAACGAGGCGTCCGGCGGAGCGGTCGTGCGTCGCCTGTCGGAGATGTTCGATCATATCTACATCGACGAAGTTCAAGACTTGGCTGGCTACGATCTCGACTTACTTGATCTGCTAATGCGGTCGCCGATTGCTGTCACCATGGTTGGCGACCCGCGACAGGCGACGTTTTCGACTAATAACAACCGGAAGAACAAGAAGCATAAAGGGAGCGGGATTGCTAGCTGGCTTAACGAGCGTGTCAATCTTTGCGAAATCGAACCGCGGGCGGTGAGCTACCGTTGCAACCAGGAAATCTGCGATTTTGCTGACGGGCTTTATCCTGAAATGCCCGCCACGACTTCAATGAATAGCGAAACTACCGGCCACGACGGCGTGCTTGCTATTAAGCCATCGGATGTATCGGAGTATGTTGCTGAGCATGACCCTGTGGTACTCCGATATGATAAGAGGGCAGACACTGCAGGCTTGAATGCGATCAACATCGGCGTATCAAAGGGTAGCACCTATGATCGAGTTCTGATTTTTCCAACTGGCCCAATGAAGAAGTACTACCAGTCTCGCAACCCATTGGACGCCGGGGCTCGGGAAAAACTTTATGTGGCGGTGACGCGGGCGAAGTACAGTGTTGCGTTTGTGATTCCTTAG
- a CDS encoding helix-turn-helix domain-containing protein, producing the protein MAATWPDTLPDVGPVSRPYQTQRQLTPEEVGQMIARHEAGASMQQIANELGVHRTTILKRLQGLGITTRCSKLTPAQVHEAVGLYANGWTLDRIAKRYHVVASTVREYLLADGIELRPRGRFPHRGNA; encoded by the coding sequence ATGGCCGCCACCTGGCCAGATACCCTCCCGGACGTCGGGCCCGTGTCTCGGCCGTATCAGACGCAACGTCAACTCACCCCCGAAGAAGTGGGTCAGATGATCGCTCGGCACGAGGCCGGAGCCAGCATGCAGCAGATCGCCAATGAACTCGGCGTGCACCGCACGACGATCTTGAAGCGGCTCCAGGGACTGGGCATTACGACGAGGTGCTCGAAGCTGACGCCGGCGCAGGTACATGAGGCCGTCGGACTGTACGCGAACGGCTGGACGCTCGACAGGATTGCAAAGCGGTATCACGTCGTCGCGAGCACGGTGCGAGAGTACTTGCTTGCCGATGGGATCGAATTGCGACCGAGAGGTCGGTTCCCCCACCGAGGCAATGCGTAG